The Arthrobacter oryzae DNA window CTGGCTGACTCCGACGGCATCGTCCCCAGCAACGATTACACCCTGGACATCACCATCGAGGACTACCAGGGGTATTTCCTGCCCGGCGGACGCCGCACCACGGGCATCAGCTTCACCGGCGACTCCTCGGGAGCCGCCTCCGGGCTCTACTTCAACTCCGGAACGGACACCGCGGTGACCACCAGGGGCCTTGGGAAAGGCGATGCCTACAGCGTCCAGGTTTCCGATCCCGCCAAGCTTGAACATGGCCAGTTGACGCAGTACGACTTCGCCAAGGTGGCACTCCCGGATGCCTCGGAAGTGCCGCCCGTGGTCGGTTCCCAGGCCAACGACCTCTCCGCCGATGCACCCACCGCAATCGACCGCGTCCGGCAGATCGAAGCCCATTTCCAGAAGAAGGGCGCCTTCAGCAACGGCCTGATCGACGAAGGACAACTGCCCAGCGTCTCCGGGCACGGATCCGCACGAATCCGCAGCCTCCTGACCGCCAAGCAAATGCTGGGCGACGACGAACAGTATGCCGTGGCGATGTCCCTGATGCTGCGGCACCTCGGAATTCCGTCGCGGGTTGTGATGGGCTTCTATCCGGATCCGAAAAGCCCGGAGAACGGCGCCGGCGAAGTGAAGATCACCGGCAAGGACGTCCATGCCTGGGTTGAGGTGGCGTTCGACCGTGTTGGCTGGGTGTCCTTCGACCCCACGCCGCCCAAGGACAACGTCCCGATTCCGCCGGACCCCGAGAACAAATCCAAGCCGAAGCCCCAGGTCCTGCAGCCGCCGCCCCCGCCGCAGGAACCGGCTGACCTGCCCCCGGATTCTTCCCCCGACGCGCTGGACGCGGACGAGAAGAAGAACAACCCGTGGCTGTTCTGGGGACCCATCCTCACGGCAATCGGCATTGCGCTGATCCCCATCGGGATCCTGGCGCTGCCGCTGCTGCTCATCGCGTTGCTCAAGAGCCGGCGGCGCAAAGCCCGCTTCTCCGACGGCCACCCGGCCCAGCGCGTCGGCGGCGGCTGGAACGAAGTGGTCAGCCTTGCCACGGACATGGGCGCCGCAGTGGACACCCGGGCAACACGGCGGGAGTCCGCCGTCGTCCTTGGTGAGGCATTTCCCGGAACAGCCGGGACCACCACCCTGCTGGCGCACCGCGCCGACGCCTCGATTTTCGGTGCCGGCCAGCCAAGCGAAGCGGAGGTCCGGGAGTACTGGACCATCGTGGACGGCTCGCTGAAGGAAATGACGGCCACGGTGGGTTTCTGGAGGCGGCAGGCGGCCCGGTTCTCACCGCGATCGCTCCTGTCTGACGGCCGGACTGCCCTGCAGCTCAGGGGCCTGAGGCTGGTCCGGACAGCACCACCGGCCCCCGCAGGTAGGGTGGATAGCGGCCCGGCGCCGGCAAGTCCTGCCGCCTCCGGTCCGGACAACGAACAGACCGTGCTGAGGCGCAATCTGAGAGAGAACCGCAACGAACCATGACGCATGACGCCGAGCGCTGCCAGCGCTGCCAGCAGTTGATCCGTCCGGGAGCGACGTTTTGCCCGGCCTGCGGTGCTCCGCTGAGCAACCGGGCCGCCCGCAATGACCGGAACATCGATCACTCGCAGCGTGAACTCATGGCGCGGGCCGCCGCGCAGGGCAGCCCGATTCCCGGTAGTATCCCCGTAGCGCAGGCCCGGGCGGAAGCCGCCGGACCGGTGGCCACGGGCCAGGTCGCGCATGTACAAGGGGGAGGTGCCGGAATGGGTGGCAAGCTGGATGTGGTTCCCGCGGCGGCCGGACGGCGCCTCGGCGCCGCGGTGCTCGACTGGGTGGGGCCGGCAGCGTTGCTCGTGGTGATGCTGACCCTTGGATTCGCGAGTATCACGCGGACGCGGAGCGGCGGCTTCATCGTCTATGACACAGCCATGCTGGTGCTGCTCGGCAGCATCGCGGCCGGCATCACTGTGGTTTACATGCTGGTATTGCTCTCCGTTGAGGGCCGCTCCGGCAACAGCATCGGCAACCGGCTCATGGGAATCCGCAGCACGGACCAGGACGGCTACGCCCCCGGCGCGGGCGCGTTGTTCCTGCGCGGCCTCATCACGGGCGCGGGCCTGCTCCTGGCCGTGGTGGCTGCCGTATTGGTGGTGGTGTTCAAGTGGTTCGAAGCCGCACTGTGGATCCTTGGCCCCCTGGCACTGCTCGGTATCGCCTGGGCTTTCGTGGTGGTGGTGTCCAACACCTGGGACAAGAACGGCAAGCTCAGGGGCTGGCACGATGCCGCGGCCAAAACCCTCATGTTTGATGTCAACGCCGGCCGGAACCCGGTGACCACCGGAGGGATCCAGGGTCCGTACAGTTTCGCGCCGCTGGATCTTCCGCCCGTGCAGCAGGTTTCCTCACCCGTTGCGGGTGCGGCACCCAGGCCGGGCCAGGCAGTGCCCGGGCAAACCCCGGAACCGCAACGCGCCCCCAACCAGCCGGTCGCGATTCCGCAGCCGCCACTGAACCCGAACCAATGGCAGCCCCCCGCCATGCCGCAGCCCGCTCCCGCCCCGGTCCACGCGGCGGCACAGCCGCACCCGCATTCGCAGCCGCAGCCCGTGCCGGTCCAGACCAAGCCCCTGGCGGACCCCGAACCCCAGGTCCAGGTAACCCAGGTCCAGGAACCCCAGGTCAAGGCGTGGGTGCTCCACCCCGACGACGATCATGACCGGACCCGCATGCGTGGGCAAACCGTGCCCGCACCGGTGGCCGTGCTGCGGCTCAGGCTCGATGACGGCCGGGATTTCCAGCTGGACCAGTCGGTCCTAATCGGCCGGAACCCCAGCGGGCTCCCGGGGGAACAGGTTGCCCAGTTGCTGGCCGTGGCCGACCCCGGACGTTCCATCTCCAAGACCCACCTGCACCTGCGTGAGGACAACGGGGGAGTCTGGGTCACCGACCGCAATTCAACCAACGGCAGCGCCGTCACCACTCCGGACGGCATCCGAACTGCCTTGCAGGCCGGGGAACCCGCCTTTGTACGCCCAGGGTCCACCGTGCACTTCGGTGACCGCACCTTCCACCTAGGACAGGCATGAATCCCCAGCCGGCAGCAGCCACCTCCGCAACGGGCAGGGAGCCCGGACTCCAACTGAGCTGCGGCTACGGAACAGACCGTGGCCTCCGCCGGGAACTCAACGAGGATTCCTTCATCGCCTCCGACCCCGTATTCGCCGTGGCGGACGGCATGGGAGGCCACGAGGCAGGTGAGATCGCCAGCGGAATCTGCGTCCGGACGCTCGCCGGAATGCCGCAGCTGGCCACCGGCGAGCGGACCGCCACAGCCGCCGTCGTCCAGCAGTACCTGGTCAGCGCCGATGAGCGGATCCGCACCGCCACCGGGTCCCGGGCCGGCACCACCCTGTCCGGTGTGGTGCTGGTGGAACAGCAGGGTGTCCCGTACTGGCTGGTGGTGAACATCGGCGATTCCCGGACCTACCGGCTGAGCCAGGGTGAGTTCGCACAGGTCAGCGTTGACCATTCCGAGGTCCAGGAGCTTGTCGACGCCGGCGAAATCACCAGGGAACAGGCGGCCGTGCACCCCCGAAGGCATGTGGTCACCCGTGCCCTGGGCACCGGCGACGAAACCGAAGCCGACTACTGGCTGCTGCCCGTCGAGGAAGGCGACCGCATCATGGTCTGCTCGGACGGGCTGAACGCGGAGCTTACGGACGACCACATGTTCCGCATCCTGAGCACCGTGGGCCACCCGCAGGACGCTGTGGACGCCCTGATCCAGGCGGCGCTGCGCAGCGGCGGACGTGACAACGTCACCGTGATCGTCGTGGATGCCAAAAATGTGATGAACGACGCCGGGACGGACACCGCTCCCCGGCCCGCCGTGGGAGCTGAAGACGAGGACACCCTGCCCCGCACCCGCGTGACGGACAGGACTGACGTGCCGGACAGCACGGAAGTGGACACCGAGGAACTTCCCGAGGCTCCCGGTGCCGTGCAGCCCGCCGATGCGCCGGGTTCCGCGGAGCCGACGGCGGCGGACAACGCCGAACCCCTGCCTGACACCGCAGCCGACACCGAGGGCCGCCACGATGGGCTCAAGTAGCTACACCCCGGGGACCTGGCTGGGTGTTGTCCGTTCAGGCAGCGCAGTTCTGCTGCCGCCCGCGACGCCGCCCGCGCTCGTGGGCTCCCTGTGGGAGCTGCTGGCCCGCGAGACCGAGGTCCACGAGGTACTCCATGCGGTGACCAGCGCCTCCTCCGGCTCCCTGGCGCAGATCCCGTGGTTCGGCATTGTGGACTTCCGGGACTCACTGCGGGTGTTCCTCCGGGGCGACATCGAGCTGACAGCACATCTTGCCGCCGGTGCCGTGGAGCTGAATGGCCGCGACGTCACCACCTGGACCGAGCGCAGGCTCAGCGAACCCGAGTGGTACAGGATTGCGGTTCCCGGCGACGCGGCCGCCGCCGGCGAACTTCCGCTGGGCGAGGGCGTTGTGCTCCTGCAGAGCCTCACGGTGGGTTGCAGGGTCCCGCTCCCGGAGTCCCCGGTTGCGGACGTCCCTGTTATTGAAGTCCCTGTTGTTGAAGTCCCGGTCCTTCAGGTTCCGGTCCCGGAGGCCCCGGTTGCTGAGCCCGAACACGGGGTATCAGCCGAAACAGTGATGGGCATTCCCGAGGACGAACTCGAATACTCGGACGCCGAAATCACCGTCCTGCCGGAGTCGCCGGAGTCTCCGGGGACCGAAGCGCCTGAGGCAGTACCGGCGAACGAGCTGACGGGAAGCTACGACCACCTGTGGGACAAGACCGTGATGCGCCGGATCGAGGACGCCGCGGTCCGGGATGAGCCTGAAGACGTGGCTGCCGACGAGTCTGCTGCCGGGCGTGCCGCGGACCAGGGTAGTGCGGATGACGCTGCAGAAAAGACC harbors:
- a CDS encoding transglutaminase family protein — its product is MSSAPAFRQRRRPAPSPSSAFRDGRPAWHFALDAGALVVLLGLGVLGFSLSFGGDPYYLIAGFGGILLGLGIAAANAHFRLGALITAAATLGSYLVLGTLFAVPDAAIAGFVPTFESLRTLLLGVVFAWKDMLTVGVPVGTAGGMLIVPFLSALITALAAGLMTWRLKSPYWPLLPVLVLFVTGIAFSTNAGFLNVERGISLTVVGVAWATFRRDAHRRNDTRKVSVNRPEADAATARRAKVRRLGSAAGVIAACVAITAVASPLVTASDDRTVLRNTIVPPFDPKDYITPLASFRNFVKDKKDDNLFVVKGLPRDGRVRLAALDAFNGTNYNMDPDSSGNFSKVGDAKSLNTLADSDGIVPSNDYTLDITIEDYQGYFLPGGRRTTGISFTGDSSGAASGLYFNSGTDTAVTTRGLGKGDAYSVQVSDPAKLEHGQLTQYDFAKVALPDASEVPPVVGSQANDLSADAPTAIDRVRQIEAHFQKKGAFSNGLIDEGQLPSVSGHGSARIRSLLTAKQMLGDDEQYAVAMSLMLRHLGIPSRVVMGFYPDPKSPENGAGEVKITGKDVHAWVEVAFDRVGWVSFDPTPPKDNVPIPPDPENKSKPKPQVLQPPPPPQEPADLPPDSSPDALDADEKKNNPWLFWGPILTAIGIALIPIGILALPLLLIALLKSRRRKARFSDGHPAQRVGGGWNEVVSLATDMGAAVDTRATRRESAVVLGEAFPGTAGTTTLLAHRADASIFGAGQPSEAEVREYWTIVDGSLKEMTATVGFWRRQAARFSPRSLLSDGRTALQLRGLRLVRTAPPAPAGRVDSGPAPASPAASGPDNEQTVLRRNLRENRNEP
- a CDS encoding RDD family protein; the protein is MTHDAERCQRCQQLIRPGATFCPACGAPLSNRAARNDRNIDHSQRELMARAAAQGSPIPGSIPVAQARAEAAGPVATGQVAHVQGGGAGMGGKLDVVPAAAGRRLGAAVLDWVGPAALLVVMLTLGFASITRTRSGGFIVYDTAMLVLLGSIAAGITVVYMLVLLSVEGRSGNSIGNRLMGIRSTDQDGYAPGAGALFLRGLITGAGLLLAVVAAVLVVVFKWFEAALWILGPLALLGIAWAFVVVVSNTWDKNGKLRGWHDAAAKTLMFDVNAGRNPVTTGGIQGPYSFAPLDLPPVQQVSSPVAGAAPRPGQAVPGQTPEPQRAPNQPVAIPQPPLNPNQWQPPAMPQPAPAPVHAAAQPHPHSQPQPVPVQTKPLADPEPQVQVTQVQEPQVKAWVLHPDDDHDRTRMRGQTVPAPVAVLRLRLDDGRDFQLDQSVLIGRNPSGLPGEQVAQLLAVADPGRSISKTHLHLREDNGGVWVTDRNSTNGSAVTTPDGIRTALQAGEPAFVRPGSTVHFGDRTFHLGQA
- a CDS encoding PP2C family protein-serine/threonine phosphatase — translated: MNPQPAAATSATGREPGLQLSCGYGTDRGLRRELNEDSFIASDPVFAVADGMGGHEAGEIASGICVRTLAGMPQLATGERTATAAVVQQYLVSADERIRTATGSRAGTTLSGVVLVEQQGVPYWLVVNIGDSRTYRLSQGEFAQVSVDHSEVQELVDAGEITREQAAVHPRRHVVTRALGTGDETEADYWLLPVEEGDRIMVCSDGLNAELTDDHMFRILSTVGHPQDAVDALIQAALRSGGRDNVTVIVVDAKNVMNDAGTDTAPRPAVGAEDEDTLPRTRVTDRTDVPDSTEVDTEELPEAPGAVQPADAPGSAEPTAADNAEPLPDTAADTEGRHDGLK
- a CDS encoding FHA domain-containing protein; its protein translation is MGSSSYTPGTWLGVVRSGSAVLLPPATPPALVGSLWELLARETEVHEVLHAVTSASSGSLAQIPWFGIVDFRDSLRVFLRGDIELTAHLAAGAVELNGRDVTTWTERRLSEPEWYRIAVPGDAAAAGELPLGEGVVLLQSLTVGCRVPLPESPVADVPVIEVPVVEVPVLQVPVPEAPVAEPEHGVSAETVMGIPEDELEYSDAEITVLPESPESPGTEAPEAVPANELTGSYDHLWDKTVMRRIEDAAVRDEPEDVAADESAAGRAADQGSADDAAEKTDAPEAAAVREQPPAMEAPAHVPVQPSAPAVPLIPAPLQGGLIDSVPWNTGGDKPARPSGPPSFVPAPASSVSGGTPDRSSPAAVPPVPEGDHDGETIMKSDLAGLGTAPHEQADAGANGPATGPMVLARVCPQGHANPPTHSQCTGCGVALAADAVQVRRPRLGRVRVSTGELIDLDQSLVIGRQPSVSRVQGGGMPRLVQVASPGGDISRSHVEVRLEGWHVMLCDLKATNGTVLVREGQPPRRLAQNEMAILLDGDIAELGDNVSLRFEEIV